In Archocentrus centrarchus isolate MPI-CPG fArcCen1 chromosome 1, fArcCen1, whole genome shotgun sequence, the following proteins share a genomic window:
- the LOC115787362 gene encoding N-acetyllactosaminide beta-1,3-N-acetylglucosaminyltransferase 2-like encodes MAVRQRKIKFFCFMMMLNIFICVLISVSWNLGHDSSGRHKVRIPSQRFWRKLILSETFWNKEQQHLDFIYNPNLNSVFSNNSVIMLPDWLNNTGPLDPCEPDYRATKQIFDFNSLPKQLQDFLLYLHCRKYPMLINQPHVCDDKPFLLLVIKSLIPHFERRQAIRETWGQAGVLANRTVATVFLLGNTFSSDHFPDLLEILAHEAQLHKDILQWDYRDSFFNLTLKEVLFLDWFTKHCPQAQFVLKGDDDVFVNTLRIIDYLEGMPEGKSKDLFIGDVIMNAGPHRDKKLKYFIPESVFVGEYPPYAGGGGYLYSGELAVRLHSVSQQVALFPIDDVYTGMCLKKLGLVPEKHKGFRTFDIEKKYKDNPCVHRNLMLVHSRTPQELLTIWPFIVRPELDCQ; translated from the coding sequence ATGGCTGTGCGTCAGcgtaaaataaagtttttctgCTTCATGATGATGCTCAACATCTTCATCTGTGTCCTGATCAGCGTGTCATGGAACCTTGGACATGACAGCAGCGGCCGTCATAAAGTTCGCATCCCATCCCAGAGGTTTTGGCGTAAACTCATACTGAGTGAAACCTTCTGGAACAAGGAGCAGCAGCACTTGGACTTCATTTACAACCCCAACTTAAACTCTGTATTCTCCAACAACTCAGTCATCATGCTGCCAGATTGGCTCAATAACACCGGACCACTAGACCCCTGTGAACCAGACTACAGAGCCACCAAACAAATCTTTGACTTCAACTCCCTTCCAAAGCAACTGCAGGACTTTCTTTTGTACTTACACTGCAGGAAGTACCCCATGTTAATAAATCAACCCCATGTCTGCGATGACAAACCTTTCCTGCTGCTGGTCATCAAATCATTGATCCCTCATTTTGAAAGGCGACAGGCCATTCGTGAAACTTGGGGACAAGCAGGTGTCTTAGCCAATCGGACTGTGGCGACGGTGTTCCTGCTAGGCAACACTTTTTCATCGGACCACTTCCCAGACTTGCTGGAGATACTGGCTCATGAGGCACAGCTTCACAAAGACATACTCCAATGGGACTACAGGGATAGCTTCTTCAACCTAACGCTGAAAGAGGTCCTCTTTCTGGATTGGTTTACCAAACACTGTCCTCAAGCTCAGTTTGTTCTTAAGGGCGATGATGACGTCTTTGTTAACACCTTAAGAATTATTGACTATCTGGAAGGCATGCCAGAGGGTAAGTCCAAGGATTTGTTCATAGGTGATGTTATAATGAATGCAGGACCACACAGGGACAAGAAACTTAAATACTTTATCCctgagagtgtgtttgtgggtgaGTATCCACCCTATGCTGGGGGAGGAGGATATCTGTACTCTGGGGAGCTGGCGGTACGCCTGCACAGTGTATCTCAGCAGGTAGCCTTGTTTCCCATTGATGATGTATACACTGGGATGTGTCTAAAGAAGCTGGGCCTGGTTCCCGAGAAGCACAAAGGTTTCAGGACCTTTGACATTGAGAAGAAGTATAAAGACAATCCCTGCGTCCACAGGAACTTGATGCTGGTTCACAGCCGAACACCGCAGGAGCTCTTAACCATCTGGCCCTTCATTGTCCGGCCCGAGCTAGACTGCCAGTGA